A section of the Rhipicephalus sanguineus isolate Rsan-2018 chromosome 11, BIME_Rsan_1.4, whole genome shotgun sequence genome encodes:
- the LOC125756435 gene encoding uncharacterized protein LOC125756435, whose protein sequence is MPLFPGHRYLGPGNPQRNGAPVDEDDGIAKSHDEAYERATSHEDVFAADQASAALFLNDFRRTGNWHSALGAVGLGTKNIVEQYVLGRSLYGMPGDRRKRAHNGESDTADAKRYQPDSTTGDTQGMSQQMHSDAPTRPGGAGVGGDGENSTELVQQILRVPRDHGVVTVFRDSKILTTWAYAMLKTNLVYDTEKTFPGVLTSLSRLPVDRPYLYIPHGTYLNLPAHTRAVSCSVKVTPHGLRTPWKTGSSVVQPVKSDMLVYGLSSVGLNHYLDTGMCRVKKGETNNPMKPQSYLPFQEKDHSDLAKSYWGLKITPGNEDDDGDDEKSIPACMGVPRHNFAYDFIHIHKASPRLTKFVNQFPFKGHVGTPIVNYEYQFGSDAWLKMGPTYNAGNELLTRTHLGLPADVVSYTTSNMSNYESYEQKPDTNITMRLRPDDMHTRHVKYLDPMENTYFTRGLKTMAHSTIQPSLSFGVLAVSKSNKDDPGSTETFQDIAAFFQIDTELVVHSDVDTIVADSVTLPSNVGPYLRHSNENIKASYNSLTRHGRPVNLARTESEVTEHKAELQKIAQAQINASKVVASRTLRSVPFFPQ, encoded by the coding sequence atgcctttgttcccaggccaccggtacctgggtcccgggaatccacagcgcaacggagctccggtggacgaggacgacggcatagccaagtcacacgacgaagcctacgagcgggccacgagccacgaggacgtctttgctgctgatcaggcatctgcggctctcttcttgaacgactttagacgcacgggtaactggcactccgcattaggtgcagttggtctgggcacgaagaatattgtggaacaatacgtcttgggccgtagtctctatGGAATGCCAGGAGATAGACGGAAACGTGCACATAACGGGGAATCAGATACAGCAGACGCAAAGCGATACCAGCCTGACTCAACTACCGGCGACACCCAAGGGATGTCGCAGCAGATGCACTCAGACGCCCCCACCCGTCCAGGCGGAGCAGGAGTTGGAGGTGACGGTGAAAATTCGacagagctcgttcagcagattttgcgcgtacctcgcgaccacggagtggtcacagtcttccgtgacagcaaaatactcaccacatgggcctacgcaatgctgaagaccaatttagtttatgacaccgagaaaacgtttccaggagttctgactagcctgtcacgcttgccagtggaccggccgtatctttacattcctcacggcacctaccttaacctaccagctcacacaagagctgttagctgctctgtcaaggtaacccctcatggtttacgcacgccatggaagacgggctcttcggttgtccaacccgtcaaatctgacatgctagtttatggccttagctccgtcggactgaaccactacttggataccggcatgtgtcgtgtgaagaaaggcgagacaaacaacccgatgaagccacagtcttatttaccatttcaggagaaggaccactcggatctggctaagagctactggggtctaaagatcacacccggaaacgaggatgacgatggcgatgacgaAAAGAGCATACCTGCGTGCATGGGTGTACCACGTCACAACTTTGCTTACGACTTTATTCACATTCACAAGGCAAGTCCCCGCTTGACCAAGTTCGTAAACCAGTTTCCGTTCAAAGGTCACGTGGGCACACCTATAGTCAACTATGAGTACCAGTTTGGAAGTGACGCATGGCTAAAGATGGGTCCAACTTATAACGCGGGAAACGAGTTGCTAACTCGTACACACCTTGGCCTGCCTGCTGACGTTGTATCCTACACCACTAGCAACATGTCAAactacgaatcgtacgagcaaaagccagataccaacatcaccatgcggcttcgacccgacgatatgcacacgcgccacgtgaagtatttggaccctatggaaaatacttacttcacccgaggtttaaaaacgatggcgcactcaactattcaaccaagtttgagttttggggtattggcagtaagcaagtctaacaaggacgacccaggcagtactgaaacctttcaagacattgccgccttttttcaaattgacacagaactggtggttcactctgacgtagacaccatagttgccgacagtgttactttaccctcgaacgtggggccttacttgcgtcactccaacgaaaacatcaaagcaagttacaacagcctcacacgtcacggacgtccagtcaacctcgctcgcacggagtccgaagttaccgaacacaaggcagagctgcagaagattgCGCAAGCTCAAATTAATGCATCAAAAGTAGTTGCTTCAAGAACCCTACGCTCGGTGCCATTTTTCCCACAATAG